The sequence below is a genomic window from Bos javanicus breed banteng chromosome 5, ARS-OSU_banteng_1.0, whole genome shotgun sequence.
AGAAGGATACATTTTGTAGTGCTTTGGCcctattttttccattctgtttctttttactgaCAAGCCTAGACTTAGAGATCCACATAAATAAGTCTTTATTGAAAAAGGTACATAATTcagtataaatataataaataatcctCATCCCCAAGCTCCTGCCACTATAAATAATCCCAAAATTTCCCTTCCCATGTAATAAATATTCAGCCTCTCCTAGGTCAACATCGTAAGTCAGTCAGTTTTGGTAATTTTTCAACAGAATAAGTCTCATTAAAATTAATGGACCAATGAACTTGTTGGCTCACAGGTGTCTAGTTGATAGATTGATCTTAGCATTACTGAGCCACGGAGGTCTGGGTGTCATCCTTAAGCTACTGGCTTTAGGGGCTCAGAGTTGCTGCTCCGTGGGCAAAGACCCGGGCAGCTACAGCCACAAAGGCCTGGAGGCTTCGAAGGATCTTGAGACGGAGAAGGAGGCGCTGCCATGGCTGGCTGGGAATAGGGCTTGGAGTCTGCTCAGTTTCCCAGTGGTGACCCTTGGGCTGAAAGGACACAGGACACAATCAGAGAAGACTAAATcattcaccccacccccacccccaggccctgtCTCTGACACCTGCAAGTTCCTCTCCTCCAGGTCCCTAGTTCATACCTGCAAGAGTTCCCTGAGGCCCAGTATGGAGGCGTGAAGCTGGTCCACAGGGCCATCTGGGAGTAGAGAAGGCTCCCCTGTGAAAATATCTGAGCCCAGCAGCTTCTCGTAAAAAACCAGGCCTCGATGAATTCTTTGCAAGCAGGACtggggagaaaagaaagccatgaaagaaaacagatatggggacttcccaggcggtccagtggttaagatgccacgcttccactgcaggggccatgggtttgatccctggttgggcacaGCA
It includes:
- the IL23A gene encoding interleukin-23 subunit alpha, whose translation is MLGNRAVMLLLLLLLPWTAQGRAVSEDSSPAWTRGQQLSQQLCMLAWSAHLPMGHVDLPREEGGDKTTDDVPRIQCEDGCDPQGLRDNSQSCLQRIHRGLVFYEKLLGSDIFTGEPSLLPDGPVDQLHASILGLRELLQPKGHHWETEQTPSPIPSQPWQRLLLRLKILRSLQAFVAVAARVFAHGAATLSP